The following proteins are encoded in a genomic region of Gossypium hirsutum isolate 1008001.06 chromosome D05, Gossypium_hirsutum_v2.1, whole genome shotgun sequence:
- the LOC107902299 gene encoding protein DETOXIFICATION 44, chloroplastic — translation MCKRFENGLNEYIKLLVGILDLKEFVILADRVHKAEALSKAKRKVDYEAHDSATRERPPQNLGNVGNSHSTTKDSAVRSEARAPARAYVICAREEASASDVITSTFSIFATDVTTLIDPGSTHSYICTNLIPVSKLKLELVPVVCEYLDVFPKELPELPLIREVEFAIDRNPPPELSLPTSNRPATSTAPVSLSFVVLSNQIHPNCSSNAVKGSLKTDFCSSNPNKLNHVTIVKNWHLSIVLPVVLALAADPIASLVDTAFVGHLGSVELAVVGVSVSIFNLVSRLFNVPLLNITTSFVAEEQALISKSKDGNFQFKDYTITAILDENDRLHQGKKVLPSVSTSLALADGLRIAEAVVLSVGLGFLMNIMGIPMDSSMCGPAEQFLTWRAFGAPPVVIAFAAQGTFRGFKDTKTPLYAIGAGTLLNAILDVILIFPFGFGVGGAAVATVISEYLIAIILLWELNGKVELISPKIDWSKVSLYLKFGTFLVDRTIATLGTLTLATSLEARQGPIPMAGHQICVQIWLVVSLLTDALALSGQALLATNYSQANYQQARKVIYSVLKIGLATGFPLAVFLFIGFEALSSLFTTDAEVLQIAWSGTLFVAGSQPVNAIAFVLHGLYYGVSDYEYVAVSMVVVGLISSAFLLVAAPLFSVGGVWNGLFLFMTLRVVAGFWRLGTKSGHKN, via the exons ATGTGTAAGCGGTTTGAAAATGGCCTGAATGAATATATAAAGCTTTTAGTCGGGATTTTGGActtaaaagaatttgttattcTAGCTGACCGAGTGCACAAAGCTGAAGCGTTAagcaaagctaaaagaaaagttgattatGAGGCTCATGATTCAG CTACGAGAGAAAGACCACCACAGAACCTTGGAAATGTGGGTAATAGTCACAGTACGACAAAGGACTCTGCCGTGAGATCCGAGGCACGAGCACCAGCTAGAGCTTATGTGATCTGTGCTAGAGAGGAAGCTTCAGCAtcagatgttattactagtacattCTCTATCTTTGCTACTGatgttactactttgattgatccgggatcaacacattcttatatatgcacgAATCTAATTCCAG TTTCTAAGTTGAAGCTAGAATtggttccagtggtatgtgagtatctagatgtgtttccaaAGGAATTACCCGAGTTACCgctgatcagagaggttgagtttgctattga CCGAAATCCACCTCCAGaactctccctcccaacatcaaacAGGCCAGCAACCTCCACCGCTCCCGTTTCACTTTCATTTGTTGTTTTGTCGAACCAAATCCACCCGAATTGTTCTTCAAATGCAGTGAAGGGAAGTCTAAAAACAGACTTCTGTTCTTCAAATCCCAACAAG ttGAATCATGTaactattgttaaaaattggcatCTATCTATTGTACTACCTGTTGTATTGGCTTTGGCTGCTGATCCCATTGCTTCACTTGTTGATACAGCCTTTGTTGGCCATTTGG GGTCGGTTGAATTGGCGGTAGTTGGGGTATCTGTATCGATATTCAATTTGGTGTCGAGATTGTTTAATGTTCCTTTACTTAATATTACAACATCCTTTGTTGCTGAAGAGCAAGCATTGATTAGTAAAAGCAAGGATGGTAATTTTCAGTTTAAAGATTATACAATAACTGCAATACTTGATGAAAATGATCGTTTG CATCAAGGGAAGAAAGTTCTTCCCTCAGTGTCCACTTCCTTAGCACTTGCTGATGGACTTCGCATTGCGGAAGCGGTTGTACTCTCAGTTGGCTTGGGTTTCTTAATGAATATCATGGGTATACCTATG GATTCGTCGATGTGTGGACCAGCGGAGCAGTTTCTGACGTGGAGAGCCTTTGGTGCCCCACCTGTCGTAATTGCATTTGCTGCTCAAGGCACTTTTCGTGGATTTAAGGATACAAAGACACCTTTGTATGCCATTG GTGCAGGCACCTTACTAAATGCAATATTGGATGTAATCTTGATATTTCCCTTTGGTTTTGGCGTTGGTGGTGCTGCAGTTGCTACTGTGATTTCTGA ataTCTGATTGCTATTATACTTCTGTGGGAGTTGAATGGGAAAGTTGAACTGATCTCTCCTAAAATTGACTGGAGTAAAGTTTCCCTCTACTTAAAATTTGGTACATTTCTTGTTGATC GAACAATAGCCACTCTTGGAACTCTCACACTTGCAACATCACTAGAAGCTAGGCAGGGCCCTATTCCTATGGCTGGTCATCAGATTTGTGTACAAATTTGGTTGGTTGTATCTTTGTTAACTGATGCTTTAGCACTCTCTGGTCAA GCTCTTCTTGCAACTAATTACTCCCAAGCGAATTACCAACAAGCTCGCAAAGTGATTTACAGTGTTCTAAAG ATTGGTTTAGCAACAGGATTTCCTTTGGCTGTCTTTTTATTCATTGGGTTTGAAGCACTTTCTAGCTTATTTACCACGGATGCAGAAGTTCTCCAAATTGCCTGGTCGGGTACATTG TTTGTTGCTGGGTCTCAACCAGTGAATGCCATAGCTTTTGTTCTTCATGGACTCTATTATGGGGTTTCAGACTATGAATATGTTGCAGTGTCTATG GTGGTAGTTGGATTGATCTCAAGTGCATTCCTACTTGTAGCTGCTCCTTTATTCAGTGTTGGTGGAGTGTGGAATGGCTTATTTCTCTTCATGACCTTACGTGTGGTTGCTGGATTTTGGAG GTTGGGCACAAAAAGTGGGCACAAAAACTGA